CCAATCGCCCTTGAGGAGTTGGAGATATGACCGAGATGGAAGATCGCTGGTTGTCAGTAGAAGAGATAGGCAGATACCTCGGTGTCAGCAGTGACACCGTTTACCGCTGGATCGACAAGCACACGTTGCCCGCCCATCGCATGGGCCGTCTTTGGAAGTTCAAGAAAGACGAGGTCGACGAGTGGGTGAAGGCCGGTGGCGCGGCAGAACATTATAAAAAGGAATCCTGACCAAGAATGAGTAACGATAGATACAGCATGTCATTTACAACGGGCAGTCTATTTCACCTTGAATCGGTGGAACTGGCCGCGCTGTATCTTGATCTTGGCGACTGGAACTCTGTTCGGGACAAGGTCGTCGCAGAAAATTTACTGCAGACCAGAACATTGAATACGCTCAAAAGAGTCTGCCGCGAGGTCATCTCTCGACTCAGGACGTTGAGCCCAGGCGAACTTGAATTCTTTGTTAAGGGCAGCCACCA
The DNA window shown above is from Deltaproteobacteria bacterium and carries:
- a CDS encoding helix-turn-helix domain-containing protein, translating into MTEMEDRWLSVEEIGRYLGVSSDTVYRWIDKHTLPAHRMGRLWKFKKDEVDEWVKAGGAAEHYKKES